A region from the Lentisphaera profundi genome encodes:
- the ccoN gene encoding cytochrome-c oxidase, cbb3-type subunit I: MSEISKTESYDDKIVRNFAWATVLWGIVGMLVGVIIAAELFHPQISDSAKELSFGRIRPLHTNAVIFAFVGNGIFMGVYYSLQRLCRRRMFCDKLSRIHFWGWQAIIVAAAVTLPLGLSSAKEYAELEWPIDIAITVIWVVFGINMIMTIIKRRESHMYVAIWFYLATFITVALLHVVNSMALPASFFKSYSMYAGVQDALIQWWYGHNAVAFFLTTPYLGLMYYFIPKASNRPVFSYRLSIIHFWSLIFIYIWAGPHHLLHTSLPDWCQTLGVVFSLMLIAPSWGGMLNGLLTLRGAWDKVRTEPVLKFMVVAITAYGMATFEGPLLSLRSLNSLTHYTDWTIAHVHVAGLGWNGYLTFGILYWLIPRLYNRKLYSLKLANLHFWIGLIGIILYAIPLYWAGVTQGMMWQQFNENGTLTYGNFVETVDKVIPMYKLRALGGLLYLIGAIIMAWNLFKTAAGAKVEDESFQVVEKEHKPEKKLKGLIYSHRWLEGKTVLFSVLTLGAVLIGGLFEIVPMYLVSSNVKKIDSVKPYTALEQYGRDIYVREGCYTCHSQMIRPFRAETERYGDFSRSGEFIYDRPFQWGSKRIGPDLARVGKRNLSNAWHYEHLMNPRSTSPTSIMPAYAFMKDSKVSQDFLERAIRTLTKLGVPYGKGYDKQAYADAMLQAEGIQKDLLDNGVEIEKDAEVIALIAYLQRMGTDFDPDAEGKEKLIEEKNEGVVK; encoded by the coding sequence ATGAGTGAAATTAGTAAGACAGAAAGTTACGATGATAAAATCGTTCGTAACTTTGCGTGGGCAACAGTTCTCTGGGGAATTGTTGGGATGTTGGTTGGTGTAATTATTGCGGCGGAACTTTTTCATCCGCAAATAAGTGACTCTGCCAAGGAATTATCATTCGGACGAATACGTCCTTTACATACGAATGCGGTTATTTTTGCCTTTGTGGGCAACGGCATTTTTATGGGTGTCTATTATTCACTACAACGTCTTTGTCGACGTCGTATGTTTTGTGATAAATTAAGTAGGATTCACTTTTGGGGTTGGCAGGCGATCATTGTTGCTGCAGCTGTGACCTTACCTTTGGGGCTTTCGAGTGCGAAGGAATACGCCGAACTCGAATGGCCAATTGATATTGCGATTACAGTTATTTGGGTCGTATTTGGTATCAATATGATTATGACTATTATCAAGCGTCGCGAAAGTCATATGTACGTGGCGATTTGGTTCTATTTAGCAACTTTTATCACAGTAGCCTTGCTTCACGTCGTTAACTCAATGGCTTTGCCAGCGAGCTTTTTCAAATCTTACTCAATGTATGCCGGTGTCCAAGATGCCCTGATTCAGTGGTGGTATGGGCATAATGCAGTTGCGTTCTTTTTGACCACTCCTTATCTAGGTTTGATGTACTACTTTATCCCTAAGGCTTCGAATCGTCCGGTTTTCTCTTATCGTCTTTCGATTATTCACTTTTGGTCTTTAATCTTTATTTATATTTGGGCAGGACCTCACCACTTGCTTCATACCTCACTTCCTGATTGGTGTCAGACTTTAGGTGTGGTTTTCTCTCTCATGCTTATTGCTCCTTCATGGGGAGGGATGCTCAATGGTTTATTGACACTGCGTGGTGCTTGGGATAAAGTGAGAACTGAGCCGGTTTTAAAATTCATGGTAGTTGCGATTACCGCATACGGCATGGCAACTTTTGAAGGACCCTTACTTTCCTTGCGTTCATTGAACTCCCTAACTCACTATACTGACTGGACAATTGCCCACGTGCACGTAGCAGGATTAGGCTGGAATGGCTATCTTACTTTTGGTATTCTCTACTGGTTAATACCTAGACTTTACAATCGTAAGCTTTATTCATTGAAGCTCGCTAACCTTCATTTCTGGATTGGTTTAATTGGTATCATCCTTTATGCAATTCCCCTTTATTGGGCAGGTGTAACTCAAGGTATGATGTGGCAGCAATTCAACGAAAATGGTACCTTGACTTATGGTAATTTTGTTGAGACCGTAGACAAAGTTATTCCGATGTACAAATTGCGTGCACTTGGTGGCTTACTCTATCTTATCGGCGCGATCATTATGGCATGGAATTTATTCAAAACTGCGGCAGGTGCCAAAGTTGAAGACGAATCTTTCCAAGTGGTGGAAAAAGAGCATAAGCCAGAGAAAAAACTCAAAGGTCTTATTTATTCTCACCGTTGGTTAGAGGGAAAAACAGTGCTTTTCTCCGTCCTGACTTTAGGAGCGGTACTCATTGGTGGTCTTTTCGAAATTGTGCCAATGTACTTGGTATCGAGCAATGTTAAGAAGATCGATAGTGTGAAACCTTACACGGCACTTGAGCAATATGGTCGCGATATCTATGTTCGTGAGGGTTGCTATACTTGTCACTCACAAATGATACGTCCCTTCCGTGCGGAAACAGAACGTTATGGTGACTTCTCCCGTTCAGGAGAATTCATTTACGATCGTCCCTTCCAGTGGGGATCGAAACGAATTGGTCCAGATTTGGCGCGTGTGGGAAAACGCAATCTCTCCAATGCCTGGCATTACGAGCATTTGATGAATCCTAGAAGTACTTCACCGACATCAATTATGCCGGCTTATGCCTTCATGAAAGATTCAAAAGTGAGTCAAGACTTTTTAGAGCGAGCAATTCGAACTCTAACCAAGTTAGGCGTGCCCTATGGCAAAGGCTATGACAAGCAGGCCTATGCCGATGCGATGCTTCAGGCCGAGGGTATTCAAAAAGATCTACTAGATAATGGTGTCGAAATTGAAAAAGAT
- the ccoS gene encoding cbb3-type cytochrome oxidase assembly protein CcoS codes for MSVVYLMVPLAILLAFVGLVAFYWALRSGQFDDVETPAQRILFDEIKEKKETL; via the coding sequence ATGAGTGTTGTTTATCTTATGGTTCCGCTGGCGATCTTGCTAGCTTTTGTTGGCTTAGTGGCCTTCTACTGGGCGCTGCGAAGTGGTCAGTTTGATGATGTGGAAACTCCCGCACAAAGAATTTTATTTGACGAAATCAAAGAAAAAAAGGAGACTCTTTAA
- a CDS encoding heavy metal translocating P-type ATPase — MQTTAETWVSGIEESLFCRHCGDQVDEDTWCHESELFCCNGCLNVYLILSNNGLNNFYEMAEGVAGVKPSEDGEFDYLDDIVGSLALFESDDCVRIRFRIPSIHCISCVWLLEKLSHLNSGIRSSRVNFAKQDVLINYDPGQVKLSEVASLLQKLGYEPKLNLEGNEIQEDKSEVRKDLGKIAMAGFCCGNIMMMSFPAYFGLELDDAFARLFAYLNLFLCLPLVTYCSSDFWKAIPRFIKARKISLDLPIAVGIGVLFFQTVFDVLSQSGEGYADSLGGFVFFLLLGRFFQKVSYKHLSFERDFKSFFPLSVRVLRNGEAKLRPVQEVKAGDILLIRSGELLPVDGEVVKGEAGMDYSFVTGESEPVKLGPGENAFAGGRQKYGLLEIKVKSAVDSSYLASLWNDETFQSEKVLGEAEISQKAGVAFTFVVPILALIAAVYWAVSVDLHRGLEVLVAVLIVACPCALALSVPLAFGFSLRLLGKKGFFIKNAEVIEKMAQADSFVFDKTGTLSRSDRLSVTVTKDQMSDLDKQALLLLSSQSGHPKSMALQEEYKSYQSEIEIGDFQEQIGKGIEATIAGQDYQILADGNSTVFLKNGESLAYFDIRSAWRDGWQEALRSLKQKCCVLSGDHDRDRAYLEQEMPAGSEIFFQQKPQDKLAKIREMKQSHKSLVMFGDGLNDSGALREADVGVAIAENSQSFTPASDVIMHGDQLQNLGKIQAYMKWVMNLIRVSFVFSLLYNFTGLAFAVTGYLSPLTSAILMPLSSLTILFISALGTNLGAKLYLKKGH, encoded by the coding sequence ATGCAAACAACAGCAGAAACGTGGGTATCAGGAATTGAAGAAAGTTTATTTTGTCGCCATTGCGGTGACCAAGTAGATGAAGATACTTGGTGCCATGAGAGTGAGTTGTTTTGCTGTAATGGTTGCTTAAATGTCTACTTAATTCTATCCAATAACGGACTCAATAATTTCTATGAGATGGCCGAAGGTGTAGCAGGAGTCAAGCCTTCGGAAGATGGAGAGTTTGATTACCTCGATGATATTGTGGGAAGTTTAGCTTTGTTCGAATCTGACGATTGTGTACGCATCCGTTTTCGTATACCTAGTATTCACTGTATTTCTTGTGTGTGGCTTTTAGAGAAGCTTAGCCATCTTAATTCGGGCATTCGTTCGAGCCGAGTTAATTTCGCTAAGCAAGACGTTTTAATTAATTATGATCCCGGGCAAGTCAAGCTAAGTGAAGTGGCGAGCTTATTACAAAAACTTGGCTATGAACCCAAATTGAATTTAGAGGGTAACGAAATTCAAGAAGATAAAAGTGAAGTACGCAAAGACTTGGGAAAAATTGCGATGGCGGGATTTTGCTGTGGGAATATAATGATGATGAGTTTCCCGGCTTACTTTGGCTTAGAACTGGATGATGCTTTCGCACGTTTATTTGCCTATCTCAATTTATTTTTATGTTTACCGCTAGTGACTTACTGTTCTAGCGATTTTTGGAAAGCGATCCCGCGATTTATCAAGGCCCGTAAAATCTCTTTAGATTTACCTATAGCCGTTGGCATTGGGGTTTTATTTTTTCAGACAGTCTTTGACGTTTTAAGTCAAAGTGGTGAAGGTTATGCCGATTCATTGGGAGGCTTTGTTTTCTTTCTTTTATTAGGCCGCTTTTTTCAAAAGGTATCTTATAAGCATTTATCGTTTGAGCGTGACTTTAAATCATTTTTCCCCCTTTCAGTACGCGTATTGCGCAATGGTGAAGCAAAACTACGTCCGGTACAGGAAGTCAAAGCGGGCGATATCTTACTCATTCGTTCAGGAGAACTCCTACCAGTAGATGGCGAAGTCGTGAAAGGTGAAGCGGGAATGGATTATTCCTTTGTCACAGGTGAGAGCGAGCCTGTAAAGCTAGGTCCAGGTGAGAATGCATTTGCGGGAGGGCGCCAAAAATATGGGCTTTTGGAAATCAAAGTAAAGTCAGCAGTGGATAGTTCTTATCTGGCCTCTTTATGGAATGATGAAACTTTTCAAAGTGAGAAAGTATTAGGTGAAGCCGAGATATCACAAAAAGCAGGAGTGGCATTCACTTTTGTGGTACCGATACTCGCTTTAATTGCAGCGGTTTACTGGGCTGTGTCAGTGGATCTTCACCGAGGTTTAGAAGTTTTGGTTGCAGTGCTCATTGTAGCTTGTCCTTGCGCTTTAGCTCTTTCAGTTCCCTTAGCCTTTGGTTTTAGTTTACGTTTGTTAGGCAAGAAAGGCTTCTTTATTAAAAATGCCGAAGTGATCGAAAAAATGGCACAAGCAGATAGCTTCGTTTTTGATAAAACGGGGACACTTAGCCGTAGTGATCGCCTAAGTGTGACGGTGACGAAAGATCAAATGAGTGACTTGGATAAGCAGGCGCTATTATTGCTCAGCTCTCAGTCAGGTCATCCTAAATCAATGGCCTTGCAAGAAGAGTATAAAAGTTATCAATCCGAAATTGAGATAGGAGATTTCCAAGAGCAAATTGGGAAAGGGATTGAAGCTACGATAGCAGGGCAGGACTATCAGATTTTAGCCGATGGCAACAGTACAGTTTTTCTTAAAAATGGAGAAAGTTTAGCCTATTTTGATATCCGTAGTGCTTGGCGAGATGGCTGGCAAGAGGCCTTGCGTTCACTCAAGCAAAAATGCTGTGTCCTGTCAGGTGATCACGACCGCGATCGCGCTTATTTAGAGCAAGAAATGCCTGCAGGGAGCGAAATATTTTTTCAACAAAAACCTCAAGATAAACTCGCGAAAATTCGCGAGATGAAACAAAGTCATAAATCACTCGTGATGTTTGGTGATGGCTTGAATGACTCGGGGGCGCTGCGAGAAGCAGACGTGGGTGTGGCGATAGCAGAAAATAGTCAAAGTTTTACGCCGGCATCCGATGTGATTATGCATGGTGATCAATTACAAAATCTAGGTAAAATCCAAGCTTATATGAAATGGGTGATGAATTTAATTCGCGTAAGTTTTGTTTTTTCTCTACTTTATAATTTTACGGGTTTAGCCTTTGCAGTTACGGGATATTTAAGCCCACTGACCTCGGCGATATTGATGCCTTTATCCTCACTTACAATTCTATTTATCAGTGCGCTAGGAACAAATCTTGGTGCCAAACTTTATTTAAAAAAAGGACATTAA
- the hemN gene encoding oxygen-independent coproporphyrinogen III oxidase: MIQQETATKCDYNAQELELLSQPVPRYTSYPPVPAWNKEVIQTCVSDSLAYLSKSGDFSALYIHIPFCQKLCWYCGCNTQVQKDTSAAEPYLSALIKEMQIIARNGHININEIHFGGGTPNFLSAQQFHRLFCAIEQNFGLSRKSKISIEADPRTLTELHLETYALNNIKRLSLGVQDFNLEVQKAINRIQPYEMIKTHTESARQRGFDSINFDLIVGLPKQTVESFEETLELALSLKPDRFALFNFAYMPEQRKHMKLIKAEDLPSSETKIQCTLMARNKFIEAGYVEIGLDHFALANDELALAAKKKKLYRNFMGFTVNQSPNVIGIGSSSISETKDYFWQNERELNSYLKNILEDQLPLSGGHHKSEEDQQRAWIIQSLMCNLHMDTREFKEIFHCDPKIIFADSYRKLKTDIPHYLYTGGEGDVLQIHADSKLFSRLIASCFDARSTKSNPMSTSL; encoded by the coding sequence ATGATTCAGCAAGAGACCGCTACAAAATGCGATTATAACGCGCAAGAACTAGAACTTCTTAGTCAGCCCGTACCGCGTTACACTTCCTACCCTCCCGTGCCTGCGTGGAATAAAGAAGTGATTCAAACATGCGTCAGTGACTCTCTTGCTTATCTCTCTAAGAGTGGCGATTTTTCCGCTCTCTATATTCACATTCCTTTTTGCCAAAAACTCTGCTGGTACTGCGGTTGCAATACCCAAGTACAAAAAGATACTTCTGCGGCAGAACCTTACCTCAGTGCTTTAATCAAAGAGATGCAGATCATTGCTCGCAATGGGCATATCAATATCAATGAAATTCATTTTGGTGGTGGCACCCCCAATTTTCTTTCAGCACAGCAATTTCATCGGCTCTTTTGTGCCATTGAACAAAACTTTGGTCTCTCACGAAAATCCAAAATTTCTATCGAAGCCGATCCACGCACACTCACTGAATTACATCTCGAGACCTATGCACTTAATAACATAAAACGTTTGAGCTTAGGCGTTCAAGATTTTAATTTAGAAGTTCAAAAAGCGATTAATCGTATCCAGCCTTATGAAATGATCAAGACTCACACCGAATCAGCACGTCAGCGTGGATTTGATTCCATTAATTTTGACCTCATTGTTGGCTTGCCGAAGCAGACCGTGGAAAGCTTTGAAGAAACCCTTGAACTCGCACTCAGTTTAAAACCTGATCGTTTTGCGCTCTTTAATTTCGCCTACATGCCTGAACAACGCAAGCACATGAAACTCATCAAAGCTGAAGATCTTCCTTCTTCTGAAACTAAAATACAATGCACCCTCATGGCGAGAAATAAATTCATTGAAGCGGGTTATGTAGAAATTGGTCTCGATCATTTCGCCTTAGCGAATGATGAACTTGCGCTCGCCGCAAAAAAGAAAAAACTCTATCGCAACTTCATGGGCTTCACCGTCAACCAGAGCCCAAATGTCATTGGTATCGGCTCGAGCTCGATTAGTGAAACAAAAGATTATTTTTGGCAAAATGAACGTGAGCTCAATAGCTACCTCAAAAATATCCTAGAAGATCAACTGCCCTTGAGTGGTGGCCATCACAAAAGTGAGGAGGACCAACAACGAGCCTGGATCATTCAATCCCTCATGTGCAACTTACACATGGATACACGTGAATTTAAAGAAATATTCCACTGCGACCCAAAAATAATTTTTGCTGACTCCTATCGAAAACTAAAAACAGATATTCCTCATTATCTCTATACTGGCGGAGAAGGTGACGTCCTCCAAATCCATGCAGATTCCAAGTTATTTTCTCGCCTCATTGCTTCATGCTTTGATGCGAGAAGCACCAAAAGCAACCCCATGTCAACAAGCTTATAA
- a CDS encoding transposase-like zinc-binding domain-containing protein, which yields MTQAQFNEIVEQVQELTHDQRLQLRKEIEHCSDLKEVCDLLESRIEDKPQFPHCQSNNFIKHGLRNNLTRYRCKSCSKTFNALLLADIQHRGFSELLFFSFCPKLRKRTQARQYYKAKSSSSSYGLLFRLSLLPTPPHDNAVWFDYNIISLC from the coding sequence ATGACACAAGCGCAATTCAATGAAATTGTCGAGCAGGTCCAGGAATTGACTCACGACCAAAGACTTCAGCTACGTAAGGAAATTGAACACTGTTCAGATCTTAAGGAAGTGTGCGACTTACTGGAAAGCCGTATCGAGGATAAGCCTCAGTTCCCCCACTGCCAAAGTAATAATTTTATTAAACACGGCTTACGTAACAATTTAACGCGATACCGATGTAAAAGCTGCTCTAAAACGTTTAATGCTTTGCTACTCGCTGATATTCAGCATAGAGGATTTTCAGAACTACTTTTTTTTTCATTCTGTCCCAAGCTTCGCAAACGTACGCAGGCTCGCCAGTACTATAAAGCCAAATCGAGTTCGTCATCCTACGGACTGCTGTTTCGCCTTAGCTTGCTCCCCACCCCGCCTCACGACAACGCAGTTTGGTTCGACTACAACATAATCAGCCTTTGTTGA
- a CDS encoding transposase, whose amino-acid sequence MYDTLFPEYFIEELRQTIGILCGPLKIAGQIILRPEFQEIKKAIEDDQLQLSKDRAATRNREFKNSSTQKHPPAELVVALFIARHFYDNCYGERGYSMLCENSSLQQFIGRLGIGSFPSRNTIHEQVSALSEKTLNLFHQAILNCVKECGLDDFSAVIIDSTAIKADSAWPVDSQLLKNLSCKMMKNISDVHDQLPCVERRKIPLKRLQNYCDYMSKLDFEISMLKGKKGARKMRQKFYTQELLPRCRKFIIRLEKTLPQIKQHCESAKVLMIDECLSRFIDKVLMVEHRFNMAPKDYDTKTARKIYSMSDNDAAFIKKGGRETVFGYRPNFAFSANGFLTSFTLESGNTSDSKAFSNCLDENKKMTGETAMMISVDDGYSSAANLDDAIEKGATLVSVSGSKGKKLLGEDIYESENYQLARNIRSISEAGISKLKNYHNLERFTVCGLKRVRQETLISAIGFNLERICQLLCQIEIEVAA is encoded by the coding sequence ATGTACGATACTCTTTTTCCCGAATATTTCATCGAGGAATTACGGCAAACTATAGGAATTTTATGCGGACCATTGAAGATTGCGGGGCAAATCATACTTCGTCCTGAATTTCAAGAGATCAAAAAGGCAATTGAAGATGATCAACTTCAGTTGAGTAAAGATAGAGCCGCCACTAGAAACCGCGAGTTTAAAAACAGCTCTACCCAAAAACACCCCCCAGCTGAATTGGTGGTGGCGTTGTTCATAGCCCGTCACTTTTATGATAATTGTTACGGTGAACGAGGCTATAGTATGCTATGTGAGAATAGTTCCTTGCAGCAGTTTATTGGGCGCTTGGGCATAGGAAGCTTCCCTTCACGCAATACGATTCATGAACAAGTCTCTGCTCTTTCTGAGAAGACCCTTAATCTTTTTCATCAAGCTATTTTGAACTGCGTTAAGGAGTGTGGCCTGGATGATTTTTCAGCAGTGATTATTGATTCTACAGCCATTAAGGCCGATTCAGCGTGGCCTGTCGATAGTCAATTACTAAAGAACCTTAGTTGTAAAATGATGAAAAATATCAGTGACGTTCATGATCAGCTTCCCTGTGTTGAGCGCAGAAAGATCCCTCTCAAACGCCTGCAAAATTACTGTGATTATATGAGTAAACTGGATTTCGAGATCTCTATGCTTAAAGGAAAAAAAGGAGCAAGAAAAATGAGGCAAAAGTTTTATACGCAAGAACTTTTACCGAGGTGCCGAAAATTTATTATTCGCCTGGAGAAGACTCTTCCTCAAATTAAACAACACTGTGAAAGTGCCAAAGTTCTGATGATTGACGAATGTCTATCTCGCTTCATAGATAAAGTTTTGATGGTTGAACATCGCTTCAACATGGCTCCTAAGGACTACGATACGAAGACGGCACGGAAAATTTACAGCATGAGTGATAATGATGCAGCATTTATTAAAAAGGGTGGTCGAGAAACCGTATTTGGCTACCGACCAAATTTCGCCTTTAGTGCCAATGGTTTTCTGACATCATTCACCCTAGAATCTGGAAATACTAGTGACAGCAAGGCCTTCAGTAATTGCCTTGATGAAAATAAAAAGATGACGGGCGAGACCGCAATGATGATCAGTGTGGATGACGGATATAGCTCTGCCGCCAATTTAGATGATGCCATCGAAAAAGGGGCGACATTAGTCAGTGTTAGTGGCTCAAAGGGAAAGAAGCTCTTAGGAGAAGATATTTATGAGAGTGAAAACTACCAACTTGCGAGAAATATCCGATCAATTTCCGAAGCAGGTATTTCAAAGCTGAAGAACTATCACAACCTTGAGCGATTTACCGTTTGTGGCTTAAAGAGGGTTCGTCAAGAAACTCTCATAAGCGCCATAGGATTCAACTTGGAAAGGATCTGCCAGTTATTATGTCAAATAGAGATTGAGGTCGCCGCATAG
- a CDS encoding sulfatase-like hydrolase/transferase — protein MQVARAYTGIYGHIQDDDIKTGIKRLDLRFLPEYFADHGYITMGKGKVFHRGAAAGAFDEYGGMPGNGSTCFGPAPKLRMVWPKAGKKGKGTLTDWGPYLTDEDQPDLHTARWAIERLEKDYDKPFFMAVGFVKPHVPWHVSKKWFDRFDLDKIIVPKFNKNDAEDIPQAAQKVHAVPAYPTYEWAKKNKQLRPLLQSYLACSSFVDDCLGQVLEALENSPHKDNTLVIVASDHGYHLGEKNRFAKMSLWERSSRVPLVFAGPGVKIQAKNKVDVGLIDLYPTLLDYCGLPENPTNEGQSFRNLFAENAKKEERAVLTCLSPKDFAVSSGRWRYYLYHDGSEELYDLEKDPAELKNIALNPESLALRKKMALHIPQKPAKEISKMHHNPHFKKDH, from the coding sequence ATCCAAGTAGCACGGGCATATACGGGCATATACGGGCATATTCAAGATGATGATATCAAGACAGGAATTAAGCGCTTAGATTTACGCTTTCTACCCGAGTACTTTGCGGATCATGGCTACATTACCATGGGTAAAGGCAAGGTATTTCATCGTGGTGCGGCAGCTGGAGCCTTTGATGAATACGGAGGCATGCCAGGCAATGGTTCAACTTGCTTTGGACCTGCACCAAAGCTGCGCATGGTTTGGCCCAAAGCAGGAAAGAAAGGCAAGGGCACGCTAACGGATTGGGGGCCTTATTTGACTGATGAGGATCAGCCTGATTTACACACTGCACGTTGGGCGATTGAACGTTTAGAGAAAGACTATGATAAGCCCTTTTTTATGGCAGTGGGATTTGTGAAGCCTCATGTGCCTTGGCATGTGTCAAAAAAATGGTTTGATCGTTTTGATTTAGACAAAATTATCGTTCCAAAATTCAATAAAAATGATGCTGAGGACATTCCTCAGGCCGCACAAAAAGTACACGCTGTTCCAGCGTACCCAACTTATGAATGGGCCAAAAAAAATAAGCAGTTAAGACCTTTACTGCAATCGTACCTTGCCTGTTCATCTTTCGTCGATGATTGTCTAGGGCAGGTTCTTGAAGCCCTAGAAAATAGCCCCCATAAAGATAATACTTTAGTAATTGTGGCCAGTGATCACGGTTATCACCTAGGAGAGAAAAATCGCTTTGCTAAAATGAGCTTATGGGAACGTTCGTCCCGAGTTCCCTTAGTCTTTGCAGGGCCAGGGGTCAAGATCCAGGCTAAGAACAAAGTTGATGTGGGGTTGATTGACCTCTATCCCACACTTCTGGATTACTGTGGCTTGCCTGAGAACCCTACAAATGAAGGGCAAAGTTTCCGAAATCTATTTGCGGAAAACGCAAAAAAAGAGGAGCGGGCAGTGCTGACTTGTCTCAGTCCCAAAGATTTTGCCGTAAGTTCAGGTCGCTGGCGTTATTACCTTTATCACGATGGCAGTGAAGAACTTTACGACCTTGAGAAAGATCCTGCGGAATTAAAAAATATCGCCCTCAATCCAGAGAGCTTAGCTCTCCGGAAAAAAATGGCTTTGCACATCCCGCAAAAACCTGCCAAGGAAATCAGTAAAATGCACCACAACCCACATTTCAAAAAAGATCATTAA
- a CDS encoding sulfatase-like hydrolase/transferase, which produces MYRLFLIISALTSSLYANKPNVLLILIDDLTQDVGRYYAESAKVMPNFDQLKARGMSFSNAWCQAPLCGPSRASMMTGLYPSSTGIYGHIRAYSR; this is translated from the coding sequence TTGTACCGTTTATTCTTAATTATCTCTGCGTTGACTTCGTCCCTCTATGCCAATAAGCCCAATGTCTTACTTATCTTGATTGATGACCTAACGCAAGACGTCGGGCGTTATTATGCGGAAAGCGCAAAAGTCATGCCTAATTTTGATCAACTCAAGGCTCGAGGAATGAGTTTTAGTAATGCCTGGTGCCAAGCGCCTCTTTGTGGTCCTTCTAGAGCCTCAATGATGACGGGACTCTATCCAAGTAGCACGGGCATATACGGGCATATACGGGCATATTCAAGATGA
- a CDS encoding DUF6250 domain-containing protein: MKYSLLLVCLFNFALSADDLIYEEQFKDLSAWHIEQMPRGKVTIKQGKFDIIDASGMTMFFKKKLTGDIRIEYKVRMIKVGGDRDRVSDCNVFWKISDPRSPQDIFKFSNERTGAFPDYHKFKTYYVGFGGHNNTKTRFRRYNGQVNRPLLAEHDLKKPLIIPNKLYDISIVCRGNRTVYSIDNQVIYDYTDPKAHEEGWFAFRTVNNHMSIESFKIFSLKE, translated from the coding sequence ATGAAATACTCACTATTATTAGTGTGCTTGTTCAACTTTGCCCTGAGTGCAGATGATTTGATTTATGAAGAACAATTCAAAGATTTATCGGCTTGGCATATTGAGCAAATGCCACGTGGGAAAGTAACAATTAAGCAGGGCAAGTTTGATATTATTGATGCCTCTGGAATGACTATGTTTTTCAAGAAAAAACTGACGGGTGATATTAGAATTGAATATAAAGTACGCATGATTAAAGTTGGCGGAGATCGCGACCGTGTATCGGATTGTAATGTGTTTTGGAAAATATCTGATCCGCGTTCACCTCAGGATATCTTTAAGTTCTCCAATGAGAGAACGGGGGCTTTTCCCGATTATCATAAATTCAAAACCTATTATGTAGGTTTTGGTGGTCACAATAATACCAAGACGCGTTTTCGTCGCTATAATGGACAAGTGAATCGCCCCCTCTTAGCAGAGCACGACCTTAAAAAGCCTTTGATTATCCCCAATAAATTGTATGATATATCCATCGTTTGTCGTGGAAATAGAACTGTGTATAGTATCGATAATCAAGTGATTTATGATTATACGGATCCCAAAGCACATGAGGAAGGATGGTTTGCTTTTCGTACTGTGAACAACCACATGAGTATTGAAAGTTTTAAAATTTTTAGTTTAAAGGAGTGA